A region of Silurus meridionalis isolate SWU-2019-XX chromosome 15, ASM1480568v1, whole genome shotgun sequence DNA encodes the following proteins:
- the LOC124398081 gene encoding sphingosine 1-phosphate receptor 3 — translation MTNPVIYKHYNYTGKLDNRNTTTGADLGPEKVVFLIICIFIVLENLIVLIVIWKNHKFHSRMYFFIGNLALCDLLAGLMYSVNLLMSGERSLQLSTEEWFIREASMFVALGASIFSLLAIAIERHLTMIKMRPYDTTKNYRVFLLIGMCWLIAVALGLLPILGWNCLGNLPECSVILPLYAKKYVAFCITIFIALLLAILVLYVRIYILVKTSSRKVMKHSSSEHSMALLRTVIIVVGVFITCWMPIFILLLTDVACKPKKCSILFKAHWFIALAVMNSAINPMIYTLASREMRRAFFSVLCGAFVTPCTGKNGEGNRSKSSSQSQKPAEDQGGKDNAVNQPS, via the coding sequence ATGACAAACCCAGttatatacaaacattacaATTATACAGGAAAGCTGGACAATCGGAACACCACCACGGGGGCTGATTTAGGTCCCGAAAAGGTGGTGTTTCTGATCATATGCATCTTTATTGTGCTGGAAAATCTGATTGTGCTGATAGTAATATGGAAAAACCACAAATTCCACAGCCGCATGTACTTTTTCATTGGGAATCTAGCGCTGTGTGACCTTTTAGCCGGTTTGATGTACTCTGTGAACCTGTTGATGTCTGGTGAAAGATCTCTGCAGCTTTCAACAGAAGAGTGGTTCATTCGGGAGGCGAGCATGTTTGTAGCACTGGGGGCGTCCATCTTTAGTTTACTGGCTATAGCCATTGAAAGGCATCTCACCATGATCAAAATGAGGCCTTATGACACTACAAAGAACTACAGAGTGTTTCTGCTCATAGGGATGTGCTGGCTGATTGCCGTGGCTCTCGGATTGCTGCCCATTCTGGGCTGGAACTGCCTGGGCAACCTTCCAGAATGCTCCGTCATTTTACCTCTCTACGCAAAGAAGTATGTGGCGTTCTGCATCACCATCTTCATTGCCTTACTGCTGGCCATTTTAGTACTGTATGTTCGCATTTACATTTTGGTTAAAACTAGCAGTCGCAAGGTGATGAAGCACAGCAGCTCCGAGCACTCCATGGCCCTACTGCGGACAGTCATCATCGTCGTCGGGGTTTTCATCACGTGCTGGATGCCCATCTTCATCCTCCTGCTCACTGATGTAGCCTGCAAGCCAAAGAAATGCAGCATCTTGTTTAAAGCTCACTGGTTCATTGCGCTGGCTGTGATGAACTCGGCTATAAACCCAATGATCTACACCTTGGCAAGCAGGGAGATGCGACGGGCGTTTTTCAGCGTTCTGTGTGGTGCTTTCGTGACGCCATGCACAGGCAAGAATGGAGAAGGCAACAGGAGTAAGAGTTCGAGCCAGAGTCAGAAACCAGCAGAAGATCAGGGGGGAAAAGACAACGCTGTCAATCAGCCATCATAG